In the Jatrophihabitans endophyticus genome, one interval contains:
- a CDS encoding Rv0909 family putative TA system antitoxin, translating into MDTRGLRARADDMLRKHGGTIDKGVSGAERFAKKRAKGKERQVEQAANRVRGLLDRKPPAQ; encoded by the coding sequence ATGGACACACGAGGACTGCGGGCCCGCGCCGACGACATGCTGCGCAAGCACGGCGGCACCATCGACAAGGGCGTGAGCGGCGCCGAGCGTTTCGCGAAGAAGCGGGCCAAGGGCAAGGAGCGCCAGGTCGAGCAGGCCGCGAACCGGGTCCGCGGCCTGCTCGACCGAAAGCCGCCCGCGCAGTAG
- a CDS encoding TetR/AcrR family transcriptional regulator: MTRTAPAGAATTASRRTARERLLAAATELFYAEGIHTVGIDRIIERAGVAKASLYNTYGSKDELVRAYLQQRHELTSTRVAAVLERWDDPRDKLLGVFVAQGERMAEPDYHGCPFIGATAESPAGSPARQAADGYRGWLRGLFAELAAELGVADADTLSRQLVMLYDGAALAHRLDGHQGAAAAARAAAANLLDAALPR; encoded by the coding sequence ATGACACGGACCGCACCGGCGGGCGCCGCCACCACCGCGTCGCGACGCACGGCTCGCGAACGGCTGCTCGCCGCGGCCACCGAGCTCTTCTACGCCGAGGGCATCCACACCGTCGGCATCGACCGCATCATCGAGCGGGCCGGGGTGGCGAAGGCGTCGCTGTACAACACCTACGGCAGCAAGGACGAGCTCGTCCGCGCCTACCTGCAGCAGCGCCACGAGCTCACCTCCACCCGGGTGGCGGCGGTGCTCGAGCGCTGGGACGATCCGCGCGACAAGCTGCTCGGCGTCTTCGTCGCGCAGGGCGAGCGGATGGCCGAGCCCGACTACCACGGCTGCCCGTTCATCGGCGCCACCGCCGAGAGCCCTGCCGGCAGCCCGGCGCGGCAGGCCGCCGACGGCTACCGCGGCTGGCTGCGCGGGCTGTTCGCCGAGCTCGCCGCGGAACTGGGCGTGGCCGACGCCGACACGCTGTCGCGGCAGCTGGTCATGCTCTACGACGGCGCCGCCCTCGCGCACCGCCTCGACGGCCACCAGGGGGCCGCCGCGGCGGCCCGCGCCGCGGCCGCGAACCTGCTCGACGCCGCATTGCCCCGGTAA
- a CDS encoding MFS transporter, protein MQTDRSTHLDGRRRARRLPDRAAFWLLASVIVAFLAASSAPTPLYATYAAEWHFSPVTTTVVFGVYAISVLVTLLALGRLSDHVGRRPVLLAALAVQLVATAAFLTADGVPGLMAARIVQGIATGAAASAIGAGLIDLDSRRGTLVNAVVTPLGTGLGALGAGVLVQFLPAPTRLVYWLLLGVFAVQAAGVLAMRETVSRAPGAVRSLVPEFALPPPARRALLVATPALIAAWALPSFFASLGPGLVRTVTGSGSVLLGGLPLFLLASAAALSTLLLRNADPDRVMLAGTAGIVLGVAATLVAVAVDSSALFFGTVFVAGLGFGAAFQGGVRTVLPLARPHERAGLLSLVYVVSYLALGIPAMIGGLLAVHNADLPGTAREYGLAVIVLALLAAASLLVRGRADRSAPVVVEQLCPRETARQACPTS, encoded by the coding sequence ATGCAGACAGACCGGTCTACTCACCTGGACGGCCGTCGCCGTGCCCGTCGACTGCCCGACCGAGCGGCCTTCTGGCTGCTCGCCTCCGTCATCGTCGCCTTCCTGGCGGCCTCGTCGGCACCGACCCCGCTCTACGCGACGTACGCCGCGGAGTGGCACTTCTCCCCGGTCACGACGACCGTCGTCTTCGGCGTCTACGCGATCTCCGTGCTGGTGACGCTGCTGGCGCTGGGACGGCTCTCCGACCACGTCGGACGCCGACCCGTGCTGCTCGCGGCGCTGGCCGTGCAACTGGTGGCCACGGCCGCGTTCCTGACGGCCGACGGCGTGCCGGGGCTGATGGCGGCGCGCATCGTGCAGGGCATCGCCACCGGGGCGGCCGCGAGTGCGATCGGGGCCGGTCTGATCGACCTGGACAGCCGGCGCGGCACCCTCGTCAACGCGGTGGTCACGCCGCTGGGCACCGGGCTCGGGGCGCTCGGCGCAGGCGTGCTCGTGCAGTTCCTGCCCGCGCCGACCCGGCTCGTGTACTGGCTGCTGCTCGGGGTGTTCGCCGTCCAGGCGGCCGGAGTGCTCGCGATGCGCGAGACCGTCAGCCGGGCGCCGGGCGCGGTGCGCTCGCTGGTGCCGGAGTTCGCGCTGCCGCCGCCGGCGCGCCGGGCCCTGCTCGTCGCGACGCCGGCGCTGATCGCGGCCTGGGCGCTGCCCAGCTTCTTCGCCTCGCTCGGCCCGGGCCTCGTCCGCACGGTGACCGGCTCGGGGTCGGTGCTGCTCGGGGGCCTGCCGCTCTTCCTGCTGGCCTCCGCCGCGGCCCTGAGCACCCTTCTGCTGCGCAACGCCGACCCCGACCGGGTCATGCTCGCCGGCACGGCCGGCATCGTGCTGGGCGTGGCGGCCACGCTCGTCGCGGTGGCGGTCGACTCGTCCGCGCTGTTCTTCGGCACGGTCTTCGTCGCCGGGCTGGGCTTCGGCGCGGCCTTCCAGGGCGGCGTGCGGACGGTCCTGCCGCTTGCCCGGCCCCACGAGCGGGCCGGTCTGCTCTCGCTGGTCTACGTGGTGTCCTATCTGGCGCTGGGCATCCCGGCCATGATCGGGGGGCTGCTCGCGGTCCACAACGCCGACCTGCCCGGCACCGCGCGCGAGTACGGCCTCGCCGTCATCGTCCTCGCGCTGCTGGCCGCGGCGAGCCTGCTCGTCCGGGGCCGGGCCGACCGGTCCGCACCCGTCGTCGTCGAGCAGCTGTGCCCCCGCGAGACGGCACGGCAGGCCTGCCCGACGTCCTGA
- a CDS encoding uracil-xanthine permease family protein: MFRWTLVHGGKTPPAGAVVRPDERLSTPRMVGLGAQHVVAMFGATFVFPRVMGLNPNLAVLMSGVATILFLLIVKNRIPSYVGTSASFVAGVAAIRAQGGDSADVTGAILIAGLILAVVGVIVHVGGAHLVRAALPPVVTGAVVMLIGFNLATVATTLYLPNEQWIGLLTAAFVIVVSVLARGFVSRLAIFLGLVFGYVASWIADQINQVPSSADPKMMVDRIDWSGISDAAWIGVPKTIPLVGDPNLKELTGPHLPTFSMTFILLVIPSVIALLAENAGHVKAVSEMTGDDLDPYLGRAFIGDGVGTAVASVVGGSPTTTYAENIGVMAATRVYSTLAYYIAAAVAILFGFCPKFGALVAATPAGVLGGITLVLYGMIGLLGAKIWIEARVDFANPVNLVPLGAALIAGIGDLTIKFTDDFSITGIAAGTLIALLGYHLCRALAPAHLREPRTGRDDRPDLAKPLA, from the coding sequence ATGTTTCGCTGGACGCTCGTGCACGGTGGCAAGACGCCGCCGGCGGGGGCCGTCGTCCGACCGGACGAGCGGCTGTCGACGCCCCGGATGGTGGGGCTCGGCGCACAGCACGTCGTCGCCATGTTCGGCGCCACCTTCGTCTTCCCGCGCGTCATGGGGCTCAACCCCAACCTCGCGGTGCTCATGTCGGGCGTCGCGACGATCCTGTTCCTGCTCATCGTCAAGAACCGCATCCCCAGCTACGTCGGCACGTCGGCATCGTTCGTGGCCGGCGTCGCGGCCATCCGCGCCCAGGGCGGCGACTCCGCCGACGTCACCGGCGCCATCCTGATCGCCGGGCTGATCCTCGCCGTGGTCGGCGTGATCGTGCACGTCGGCGGCGCGCACCTCGTGCGCGCCGCGCTCCCGCCCGTTGTCACCGGCGCCGTGGTCATGCTCATCGGCTTCAACCTGGCCACGGTGGCCACGACGTTGTACCTGCCGAACGAACAGTGGATCGGGCTGCTCACCGCGGCCTTCGTCATCGTCGTGTCGGTGCTCGCGCGAGGATTTGTGTCGCGCCTCGCGATCTTCCTCGGGCTCGTGTTCGGCTACGTCGCCTCGTGGATCGCCGATCAGATCAACCAGGTGCCGTCGTCGGCCGACCCGAAGATGATGGTCGACCGCATCGACTGGTCCGGCATCTCCGACGCGGCCTGGATCGGCGTCCCCAAGACCATCCCGCTCGTCGGCGATCCCAACCTTAAGGAGCTGACCGGTCCGCACCTGCCGACGTTCAGCATGACGTTCATCCTGCTCGTCATCCCGTCGGTGATCGCACTCCTCGCCGAGAACGCCGGGCACGTCAAGGCCGTCTCGGAGATGACCGGCGACGACCTCGACCCCTACCTCGGCCGCGCCTTCATCGGCGACGGCGTGGGCACTGCGGTGGCCAGCGTCGTCGGCGGCTCGCCCACCACGACCTACGCCGAGAACATCGGCGTCATGGCCGCCACCCGGGTGTACTCCACGCTTGCCTACTACATCGCGGCGGCCGTCGCGATCCTGTTCGGCTTCTGCCCCAAGTTCGGCGCGCTGGTAGCCGCGACGCCGGCGGGCGTGCTCGGCGGCATCACGCTCGTGCTCTACGGCATGATCGGCCTGCTCGGCGCCAAGATCTGGATCGAGGCGCGCGTCGACTTCGCCAACCCGGTCAACCTCGTCCCGCTCGGCGCCGCTCTCATCGCCGGCATCGGTGACCTCACCATCAAGTTCACCGACGACTTCTCCATCACCGGCATCGCCGCCGGCACGCTGATCGCGTTGCTCGGCTACCACCTCTGCCGGGCGCTGGCGCCGGCGCACCTGCGCGAGCCGCGGACGGGTCGTGACGACCGGCCCGACCTCGCCAAGCCGCTCGCCTGA
- a CDS encoding twin-arginine translocation signal domain-containing protein — protein sequence MTTSTPLSERIVNRLAQLGNRRPSRRSFLTTATLAGTALAVNPWDYLTKPQNAYASVCGPGATCDAGWSAMCCSINKGHNTCPPNTFAGGWWKADRSSFCGGAARYYIDCNAKPGHHFHCRCNKSNCDHRYVACNVFRYGQCNTQVKGTTAVVCRQISCRPPWELYPGKCGKSSATDNNTRAHNAPCLTKANTYPRLVTFKEGRAVLHEGQYRKTGQRLVAPNRHTKAYLQSDGDFVIANQDGIVWSTRTSPEARGGRLVMGKDGRLAVVDKSGTVRWRSSNPATTTTSYLRLRNNGQLAIYRGDKVVWHTKTHTP from the coding sequence GTGACGACGTCGACGCCACTGTCTGAGCGCATCGTCAACCGGCTGGCCCAGCTCGGGAACCGGCGGCCGAGCCGTCGCAGCTTCCTGACCACCGCCACGCTCGCCGGCACCGCCCTCGCGGTCAACCCGTGGGACTACCTGACCAAGCCGCAGAACGCGTACGCGTCGGTGTGCGGGCCGGGCGCGACCTGTGACGCCGGTTGGTCGGCGATGTGCTGCTCGATCAACAAGGGCCACAACACCTGCCCGCCCAACACCTTCGCCGGCGGATGGTGGAAGGCCGACCGTTCGTCGTTCTGCGGCGGCGCGGCGCGGTACTACATCGACTGCAACGCCAAGCCCGGGCACCACTTCCACTGCCGCTGCAACAAGTCGAACTGCGACCACCGCTACGTCGCCTGCAACGTCTTCCGCTACGGGCAGTGCAACACGCAGGTCAAGGGAACGACCGCGGTGGTGTGCCGCCAGATCAGCTGCCGGCCGCCGTGGGAGCTCTATCCCGGCAAGTGCGGCAAGTCCAGCGCCACCGACAACAACACCCGCGCCCACAACGCGCCGTGCCTGACCAAGGCCAACACCTACCCGCGGCTCGTCACGTTCAAGGAGGGCCGGGCCGTGCTGCACGAGGGGCAGTACCGCAAGACCGGGCAGCGCCTCGTCGCCCCGAACCGGCACACCAAGGCCTACCTGCAGTCCGACGGCGACTTCGTGATCGCCAACCAGGACGGCATCGTGTGGTCGACCCGCACCTCGCCCGAGGCCCGTGGTGGCCGGCTCGTCATGGGCAAGGACGGCCGGCTCGCCGTCGTCGACAAGTCGGGCACGGTGCGCTGGCGCAGCTCCAACCCGGCGACGACCACGACGTCGTACCTGCGGCTGCGCAACAACGGCCAGCTCGCCATCTACCGCGGCGACAAGGTCGTCTGGCACACCAAGACGCACACCCCGTAG
- a CDS encoding SDR family NAD(P)-dependent oxidoreductase has product MEITGASAIVTGGASGIGAAAVRRLAERGARVVVADLQADKGQELADEVGGAFVAVDVTDTAQLRAAVERAVELAPLRAVVNSAGIGWAQRTIGRDGEFDSAHSLEAFTKVVAINLIGTFDMTRLAATAMSRNEPDADGCRGAIVNLASVAAFDGQIGQASYSASKGGVVGMTLPVARDLAAAGIRLNTIAPGLIDTPIYGSGDEAEAFKAKLGESVLFPKRLGVPDELASMVVECLTNSYMNGEVVRVDGGIRMPPK; this is encoded by the coding sequence ATGGAGATCACCGGAGCCAGTGCCATCGTCACCGGCGGCGCGAGCGGCATCGGTGCCGCCGCCGTCCGCCGTCTCGCCGAACGTGGCGCGCGCGTCGTCGTCGCCGATCTGCAGGCCGACAAGGGCCAGGAGCTCGCCGACGAGGTCGGCGGGGCGTTCGTCGCCGTCGACGTCACCGACACCGCGCAGCTCCGGGCCGCGGTCGAGCGGGCCGTCGAGCTCGCGCCGCTGCGGGCCGTCGTGAACTCCGCCGGCATCGGCTGGGCGCAGCGCACCATCGGCCGGGACGGCGAGTTCGACTCCGCGCACTCGCTCGAGGCCTTCACCAAGGTCGTCGCCATCAACCTGATCGGCACCTTCGACATGACGCGACTGGCGGCGACGGCGATGAGCCGCAACGAGCCCGACGCCGACGGGTGCCGCGGCGCGATCGTCAACCTCGCGAGCGTGGCCGCCTTCGACGGCCAGATCGGGCAGGCGTCCTATTCGGCGTCCAAGGGCGGGGTCGTCGGCATGACGCTGCCGGTCGCTCGCGACCTCGCCGCGGCCGGCATCCGCCTCAACACCATCGCCCCGGGCCTCATCGACACCCCGATCTACGGCAGCGGCGACGAGGCGGAGGCGTTCAAGGCCAAGCTGGGCGAGAGCGTGCTGTTCCCCAAGCGGCTCGGTGTGCCGGACGAGCTGGCCAGCATGGTCGTCGAGTGCCTGACGAACTCCTACATGAACGGCGAGGTCGTCCGGGTGGACGGCGGGATCAGGATGCCGCCGAAGTAG